In Helianthus annuus cultivar XRQ/B chromosome 3, HanXRQr2.0-SUNRISE, whole genome shotgun sequence, a single window of DNA contains:
- the LOC110929849 gene encoding zinc finger CCCH domain-containing protein 20, which produces MMMIVNGENFHTNPTVHIPPWDDPTDHSPHSDHPFIFDELEMSPYDDVSEYDDVHVPLDAFTCDHFRMYEFKIRRCARARSHDWTECPYAHPGEKARRRDPRKFHYSGNPCPEFRKGTCCKGDTCEFAHGVFECWLHPSRYRTQPCKDGVLCRRRICFFAHTPEQLRVLVNGLNQPDSYDGSPSRLGFDSVIGKSAFGSSPTSTLYTSTSSPPMSPVSSISQTSVNELASSVRNMQIGNRMSPMSGPGFGSPRSLSTLRPGYTSLPSTPTTRNPTRTGGNIFDLWENNNITREEPVMERVESGKEIRAKIYAKLSRENSLVGRVDSSPHDGWVSELVN; this is translated from the coding sequence atgatgATGATCGTCAACGGAGAAAACTTTCACACTAATCCAACGGTCCATATCCCTCCATGGGATGATCCAACGGACCACAGCCCACACTCCGACCACCCCTTTATCTTCGACGAACTCGAAATGTCCCCATACGACGACGTTTCGGAGTACGATGATGTTCATGTCCCCCTGGACGCCTTCACATGCGATCATTTCCGGATGTATGAATTTAAAATCCGGAGATGCGCACGTGCTAGGTCACATGACTGGACCGAGTGTCCGTACGCACACCCGGGAGAAAAAGCTCGCCGCCGTGACCCCCGGAAGTTTCATTATTCCGGCAACCCGTGCCCCGAGTTTCGTAAAGGCACGTGCTGTAAGGGTGACACGTGCGAGTTCGCTCACGGCGTATTTGAGTGCTGGCTTCACCCTTCTCGCTATCGTACGCAGCCGTGTAAAGACGGCGTTTTATGTCGTCGGAGGATCTGCTTCTTTGCGCATACTCCTGAACAGCTCCGAGTTCTCGTTAACGGGTTGAATCAGCCTGACTCGTACGACGGGTCTCCGAGTCGACTCGGGTTTGACTCGGTTATCGGAAAAAGTGCATTTGGGTCGTCTCCGACGTCTACTTTATACACGTCCACGTCATCACCACCAATGTCACCGGTATCTTCCATCAGTCAAACCTCAGTCAACGAGCTGGCATCGTCCGTACGTAATATGCAAATTGGTAATCGAATGAGTCCGATGAGTGGGCCCGGGTTTGGTTCGCCTAGGAGTTTGTCCACGCTCCGACCCGGGTACACGAGTTTACCATCAACACCTACTacccgaaacccgacccgaaccggtGGGAACATATTTGATTTGTGGgaaaataataatataacaagAGAGGAGCCGGTTATGGAGAGAGTGGAGTCTGGGAAGGAGATAAGAGCGAAGATTTATGCGAAACTGAGTCGGGAGAACTCGTTGGTGGGACGAGTTGACTCGTCTCCGCATGATGGGTGGGTTTCTGAACTCGTGAATTGA